From the genome of Mycobacterium dioxanotrophicus, one region includes:
- a CDS encoding LLM class F420-dependent oxidoreductase — translation MELGIHYIDFLPGAPEKLGPTLAQTAVAAEQAGATMFTLADHFFQMEQLGDAHDPFLEGYTSMGFLAAHTKTITLSMLVTGVTYRYPGILAKTITTLDILSQGRTTLSIGAAWYDREHHALGVPYPPLRDRFEMVEETLQICAQMWSDNDGPYRGKHYNLAETICEPQPIQRPPVLIGGDGEKKTLRLVAQYADIWNSTTSGAALKHKTEVLQRHCDDVGRDYREIRKTLGLGPDTDPFTDHAGFMRTMETYAALGVEMVNIPVFPGNPDPVGFVSRLGDEIVPELASLG, via the coding sequence ATGGAGTTGGGAATTCACTACATCGACTTCCTGCCCGGTGCACCGGAGAAGCTCGGCCCGACGCTGGCCCAGACCGCCGTCGCTGCCGAACAGGCCGGCGCCACCATGTTCACCCTCGCCGACCACTTCTTCCAGATGGAACAACTCGGCGATGCCCACGACCCGTTCCTCGAGGGCTACACCTCGATGGGTTTCCTTGCCGCGCACACCAAGACGATCACGCTGAGCATGCTGGTCACGGGCGTCACGTATCGCTATCCGGGCATTCTCGCGAAGACCATCACGACGCTCGACATCCTCTCCCAGGGCCGTACGACGCTGTCGATCGGCGCCGCCTGGTACGACCGAGAGCACCATGCGCTGGGCGTGCCGTACCCGCCACTGCGGGATCGGTTCGAAATGGTGGAGGAAACCCTGCAGATCTGCGCACAGATGTGGAGCGACAACGACGGCCCATACCGTGGCAAGCACTACAACCTGGCCGAGACGATCTGCGAGCCGCAACCGATCCAGCGCCCGCCGGTACTGATCGGCGGCGACGGCGAGAAGAAGACGTTGCGCCTGGTGGCGCAGTACGCCGACATCTGGAACAGCACGACGAGCGGCGCAGCGCTCAAACACAAAACCGAAGTGTTGCAGCGTCATTGCGACGACGTCGGACGCGACTACCGCGAGATCCGCAAGACCCTGGGCCTCGGTCCGGATACCGACCCGTTCACCGACCACGCCGGATTCATGCGGACCATGGAGACCTACGCCGCGTTGGGCGTCGAGATGGTCAACATCCCGGTGTTCCCCGGCAACCCCGACCCGGTCGGATTTGTCAGTCGGCTCGGCGACGAGATCGTGCCCGAGCTGGCGTCACTGGGCTGA
- a CDS encoding LuxR C-terminal-related transcriptional regulator, producing the protein MQRRVSTYVYADDPILQAGVISQLRMRPEIDVVESGDLAGVDVGIAVADTLDDETVRILRSLKKAGVAHTILVMSAIDDNTVVTVAEVGVSGLLRRSEATPDLLVRTIQKVAAGEGVIPSDLLGHLLGQVGRLQRQVLSPRGLTFTGLSDREVQVLRLIADGHDTNEIARQLCYSQRTVKNVLHDVTTRLQLRNRSHAVAYAVREGLI; encoded by the coding sequence ATGCAGCGCCGAGTGTCCACCTACGTATACGCCGACGACCCGATCCTGCAGGCCGGCGTGATCAGTCAACTGCGCATGCGCCCGGAAATCGACGTCGTCGAATCCGGTGACCTCGCCGGCGTCGACGTCGGTATCGCGGTCGCCGACACTCTCGACGACGAGACCGTCCGCATCCTGCGCTCGCTGAAGAAGGCCGGTGTCGCCCACACCATCCTGGTGATGAGCGCCATCGACGACAACACCGTGGTGACCGTCGCCGAGGTCGGGGTGAGCGGGCTGCTCCGCCGCAGCGAGGCCACTCCGGACCTCCTGGTGCGCACGATCCAGAAGGTCGCCGCGGGCGAAGGGGTCATCCCGTCGGATCTGCTCGGCCACCTCCTGGGACAGGTGGGCCGGTTGCAGCGCCAGGTGCTGTCACCGCGTGGCCTGACCTTCACCGGGTTGTCCGACCGCGAGGTTCAGGTGTTGCGGTTGATCGCCGACGGCCACGACACCAACGAGATCGCCCGCCAGTTGTGCTACAGCCAGCGCACGGTGAAGAACGTCCTGCACGACGTGACCACCCGCCTGCAGTTGCGCAACCGCTCGCACGCCGTCGCCTACGCGGTCCGCGAAGGGCTGATCTGA
- a CDS encoding MarR family winged helix-turn-helix transcriptional regulator: protein MAEPPTIQHIAAALFGDIALITRRVRQLQAPGDLTLPERAALERLDRGGPTSAADLARIEQISPQAMGVILGTLQSRGFVQRTRDPRDARRHIMSLTAAGSEILQHKRDARVRHFSEILRAQFSADELQTLAAALPLLERLGEHI from the coding sequence ATGGCGGAGCCGCCGACCATTCAACACATCGCCGCAGCGCTGTTCGGCGATATCGCGCTGATCACCCGCCGGGTTCGGCAATTGCAGGCGCCCGGTGATTTGACCCTCCCCGAGCGGGCCGCCCTCGAGCGCCTCGACCGGGGCGGCCCGACGTCGGCGGCCGATCTGGCCCGGATCGAACAGATCAGCCCTCAGGCAATGGGTGTCATTCTCGGCACGCTGCAGTCCCGAGGTTTCGTGCAGCGCACCCGCGATCCGCGCGACGCCCGTCGGCACATCATGTCGCTCACCGCAGCGGGGTCCGAAATCCTGCAGCACAAGCGCGACGCCCGGGTCCGCCATTTCTCCGAGATCCTCAGGGCGCAGTTCTCCGCCGACGAGCTGCAGACCCTCGCGGCGGCGCTGCCCCTGCTCGAACGGCTGGGCGAACACATCTGA